The Glycine max cultivar Williams 82 chromosome 3, Glycine_max_v4.0, whole genome shotgun sequence sequence ttaataaaaaaaatagtttaataataacaatgaagTTATCGGATAAgtttagattaatttttaattttaaaatggttttctttaaaataattaaaattaaacataacaATAAAAACCGAATTTTGCCTTGGATTTTCATGTGGTTTGCTTCCCTAGCTTTTCATAAGTCATAAATGTCATTGGTGATCTATCGTTGTGGTTTAACATTGTAATTTCTTAAAGCATATTAgcaaaatataagcaatttgTTTGTCCCCTATGTTTCGTTTTATGGAAGTGTAAAGGAAAGAAATTagcttttttcttttggaaggGAGGTGAAAAGGGAGTAAAGAGAAAAAGTGCCTGAGATTCGTTAATATAAAATCTCattctataaaataatattagtcCTAATAGATGATCAATTTTTGTTAAGTATATACATTTTAGTCTTTACATAAtgcacctttattttttttacgtaTTACATGATACACCTTATtaactaaaaagataatttttgtaTTACTTTATACGGACATAACGgaatttgtattaaaatattattattattattattattattattattattattattattattattattattattattattattattattactcaaCCAACCAAATACTCAAATAGAAACTGATTCTCTTTtacctttttccctttttctttcaaCTCATACAGCTtgaaaatttacttatttttatacttttctctctctattgtcactcttttttataaaattatatgtaacAACTTTTTTTCCTGAATACTTAATATACTTCTACGTCTAAAATGTACCTCAAAATCACTGATTAAACTAAATTTCCAAATTCATGTGCATGTTAGCACCACTAATTAAGCTGAATTTCGTGCCAATTCATACACGTGTTGAGTGGTTTTATAAAAGATTGTTTTTGTGACAAGTTGTTTTACATCACCTTCGTCTCTTCCTATATTGTAATAAGCAATAAGTCTTATTgtgtattaatttaataatttccaATTTGGACTTTCACTTAAACAAGAATGCACTTAAGAAACTTTCTCAATTGGAAGTAGTAGAAACAGGATCGGAGGTAGagtaatttcatatatattactTTGAAAAAATCTTAATGCTATGTACGACTTTGAAGGGTTAAAGAGAGAGATATTTTGAAACAGAGAAGAAAAACAGAGAAATTACAGACAGGAAAAATAATAGTCAAACATTACCGGTGGCGCCGGTCAACGGTTGAtaaacctctctctctctaaagcTCTTCTTTATGTCTCTCTCTCTTGCTTGGTCTTTGAATTCTGTGGAGGAGCTTCTTGGGTTGGTTCTCTGAGTTTTTACCTCCTCTGGGTCTGATCCAAAAAGGCTTAATTTTCTTTGTTCCGAGGAAAAAATTCTGCTTTTGAATTTGTTGGTTTTCAAGCTTGGTGTAGAAGGAAATGgcagtaagttttttttttaatttttttttctctttttgtatttttgtttttcatttgttatggTTTGGTTGTGTTTCATGTGTCTGTGATTGCTGTGAAAATTGTGGAGAAGGGTAAGGGAAACTGAGTTTAGTTTCAATCTATTACATTATTGTGTTGTTTGTTTTGCTGTATTAGATAGAGgttattttttccttccttcacATGTTATCTCTTCTGTTCATCTTTTGAAGCTTCGATATGGTTGACCAAAATTAGAGGCTTACTTTATTTGGTCAACCTTTTGTCACTAATCAACCATTAGCAGCTTCATCTTTCTGCTTCTTGGAAACATGAAGCAATTCAATTAGAATCTTATTATGTAGACTTTTCttggttttcttttgtttgctTTGGCAGCTAGTTTCATAAATCACGTTGAGTTAACAATTTAGCTTAGCCTTGTGAATACTGAATAGAGGTTTGTTTTGGTTTCATAGATTTCTGACTTATTCTTTGTAAGGTGTGGATCTTGTAACAACACAGTAAAATTTCTAGTTGTATGTGTTGTGACTTGTAGTTTTTTCTGGAATCAAAATATGACAAACTAAGCAGCTAACTGAATTGTATAACTTAGTCCATAAACGCAAACAGAAAAAATTGCAGTGATAATATTTCATGATTTATAAGGAAGAGAGCAAATTTGCACACCTACAAGTACAAGGAAGTTACTTTCTTCGTTTGATGGTGAATTATCTCATTGTTGTTCCCAACATGTTTCTCATCACAAGGCATTTAGGTTTGGAGTTACTTTTAATGTGTGAATCAAATCAAGGTTTCTGACAATTTTGtactgaaaaagaaaatttggaaAATTGTGCAAACCAGGTATTGAAATTTGTAGTCAACAATCACTAATTTCAACTATAATACACTGCTATTTATGCAGATAATTATGTGGATGTACCATGATTAGATAAGATTACTAACCTACAAAACTTCGGAAACCTTTGCAACAGCCCAATTGTCTTCTATTGTTTTTCAGCAGAAAGACATCTGAAATCACGTTTGAACCAAAATGGCCATACATGAAATCCACAATTACATACACATTCCTTCATGGCTAGAGGAACACCTTATGGTCAACAATCACTAATTTTCAGTATGTTTGGACatgtaaagaaagaaataagaagaacaaaaatagaagagaagaaaaattgagTTCTTTATCTGCTTTTTTTGTTTGGCTATTTCTCTCTTGACTATTTCTTTCCTTCTAACTTATCATGATCCAAACCAAGCTTTAATGTATTCATGCACAGATGCATTGTATTgattagaaatataaaattgtcATAAGTTGGTCTTATTGGGAAGATTCTTGTGTATGTTGTTCTGATATTCACAGCCACAGTTTTCTCGTTGGTAgtgattttgttttatgttgAATATTGTAATATGTTTTCAATTTGATATATTCTGTCCAAGAATCTGGTGTAGTGGAAAACCTGACCTTAGGCAAATTTGTGGAAGGTCTTTGTGTTCCAGGCACTGGTTCTGAGTGCTAGAGGTGGTGGCACAAAGGGCACTTCTAAACTCAAATTAGAGGCAGTGCTGGGAGGCTAGTGTCTGAGGTTGAAGATTCTATTTTTTGCCTTAATTTGTAGCAGATATAGCTTATTTGGAGAGCAATCCTTTAGACTAGTCCTTTTAATTTAGGGATTGAAAAGAATCTTTGAGATTTTTTCGCTTAATTCCTTGATACTGGTAGATTTTGTGTGATCTATACCAGCTTCCAGATTTGGTGGGGGCGAAATCATTGGTTATCAATTTTCTAAGCCCTGATCTGAAAGTAGTATAATGTATTCCCTTTTGCAATGAAACAAAAGGAGCAAtactgctgttttttttttctttgttgttattTGCATTATGAATGACTCTGATTCTTGATTTTGAGTTGGAATAGAACATTTATTAGCATTTGAAACTTGTATTCTGGGGTCTATTTATTGAAACTTAACAAGAAATTTTCAATGTGTCAATTTGGCAGCAACGTTCTCATGTACCCAAATTTGGCAATTGGGATAGTGGAGAGAATGTTCCTTATACAGCATATTTTGACAAGGCGCGGAAAGGTCGAACTGGGGCAAGGATAATAAATCCAAATGACCCTGAGGAAAATGCTGATTTAAGTCTGGATAATCCATCATCTGATCACCTACCTCCTACCAGACCCAGAGCTAATTCAGAGGATCAATCCGGAAAAGGATCATTGCCTTTGGAAGATGATCCTAAGCATTTTGTCGACTCTCCAGCTCGTCATGACAATGTAAGCAGTAGGAGTGGCAGTAGAAGCCACGGAGTAGGTTCTGCTGAAAACCGTAGAAGACATTCGACACAAAGTACTGGTTCCGAGTACAGTATTGAACGTTCACCACTTCATCGCCAGGCTAGAGCCCCTGGCAGAGACAGTCCCCAGTGGGAACCAAAGAATTCATATGACAACAGCCAGGGAACACCTGGGAGATCTCGGTTAAGACCGGTTAATCGAGGAGATGAAACAGTTAGTTTTCTTTTCTGCTTCCTTTGTTTTACTATTTATggcatgaaaaaagaaaatcatatatAGTACCATGGAGACCAAGAAAGACATTGGGAGAAGTTGTTTAGAGGAACTTCATGGTAAATAGTGTTTCTAAAAATTTGTTCTTTAACTGAGTTGAATGATGTCATGTGATTCATGAAGCCAACCTCACGGACCAGGATTCTTTGCAGTTTAAAAGCAACTGCAGGGTCTTGCAGTCAACATCTGAGGGTCCAATTTTTGTtagtctttaattatttaatattttttatggccAAGCTGTGACTGCAGAGAATCTGTTTCCCCAACCTCACCTTGTGGGATaaggcttttgttgttgttatagtACCAAGGATTTGACCTTGTTATCTTagtgaaattttcttttgtattttatgattttgatattcTGATAATGCAGCCGGATAAAGGTGCAGCTGTTCCAAAGTTTGGTGACTGGGATGTGAATAACCCATCATCAGCAGATGGCTTTACTCACATTTTCAACAAAGTGAGGGAGGAGAGACAGGGTGTCCCAGGACAAGTGCCGGGAACGCCTAATGAGAGACCACAAGCTATTAGGGGCCAATCTAACGATGACAAAGTCCAGGTATGTAATGAGATAGTAGATCTGTTAGTTTGAGTTTCCACAGACTGTGGTGCTTATCTTTATGCTATTTCTTGCTTCTCCAGTGTTGCTGCTTCGCATGGGGGGGCAAAAAATGATTTCTTGGATTAGAAGTGTGAATGATAATATTTGAACAAAAATGATGGAAAAGATAGCGTTGTGAATGATCATGAGGTGTGTGTAGCTCTTGTAAATATCCAAGGCTCTCTCTCCAAGCGGGAAGACATCGATGAAGTAAATTGACTGCAACTACTTTGTTccttttcttctcccttttgtttttctttcaaatattcaaGGAGACTCTTTGGATGCAAGATTgtgctttttctttgttttttcttcattttgagccTTCTGTTGTGTTACTGTTATGCTTTACAATTCAAATTAACTGTATTTACCTGAGATATAGAGGGAGATtggttatataattattttccaaTGAATTGATGGGTTGTGACTCGAGTTCTATTGTGTTCATGTTGGTGTTGAACTCCTCTAGTTTAGCTGGAGAATGATCCGGTAGCAAATTGTTTCAAAAAGTGATCTTATCATGGTCTGTTTGTTTCTGTTTGTTTCAGTTAATCAAGTAAGTTCATATTCTATTTGAATTTGTCACTTTTTGACCATATTAGTGCGCCCCTTTTGACTGCTAGACCCATGTTCTTCCTTTAAAACTTTTGGCCGATATGGTGGGACCACTACTTTTTTGAAGGCCATTGCGGGAAAGTTATGTGCATTCCATGAAGAAGTTTTCGTACCTTTCTTCATTCATTTACCTAATGATTACAATATACCTTTTGGTAATCAAACTTGAAAAGATTGTAGGGTTACTATCTCCGTATCTAATCAGAGGGCAGAAAAACTTTATAACATATagacaaaagaatttttcattcTCAACCCAATGATGCATTTAGTCCCCTACCTTGACCGTATCAAACTTTTCCAATTTATGTACCCGTAAAGCTGTTATCGTGAGAAATCTTAATTATTAGCTGAAATGAGCTTGGTTATAACTGCTTCAACATGATccaaaatttgaatgaagaatcaAACCATTTgattgtctaagaggggaaatgtGTTTCTTGACCTTTTGTGGGCTCTCAAATTACtaaagaaaacattttatttgtGGTGAATCTTAACAGGCATATGAACAAACTAAAGTAAAAGTGGAAttcaaatgaaaacaataaa is a genomic window containing:
- the RIN4a gene encoding RIN4a protein, which encodes MAQRSHVPKFGNWDSGENVPYTAYFDKARKGRTGARIINPNDPEENADLSLDNPSSDHLPPTRPRANSEDQSGKGSLPLEDDPKHFVDSPARHDNVSSRSGSRSHGVGSAENRRRHSTQSTGSEYSIERSPLHRQARAPGRDSPQWEPKNSYDNSQGTPGRSRLRPVNRGDETPDKGAAVPKFGDWDVNNPSSADGFTHIFNKVREERQGVPGQVPGTPNERPQAIRGQSNDDKVQCCCFAWGGKK